A stretch of the Medicago truncatula cultivar Jemalong A17 chromosome 5, MtrunA17r5.0-ANR, whole genome shotgun sequence genome encodes the following:
- the LOC11433240 gene encoding kinesin-like protein KIN-12F, producing MSSTSSIRNLLPRSFSSKRKSTSNPKFPNPDTENTPPTDPNIIQINPQKSLSITTKQSQSKPPISITPLDSDPSVKVVVRIRPTVNIGIGDETVKKVSSDTLCVGGRQFQFDSIFDTNTSQEDIFQSVGVPLVRNALAGYNTSILSYGQSGSGKTYTMWGPPSAMFEEPSPQSHKGIVPRIFQMLFSELEKEQGMSEGKQFNYQCRCCFLEIYNGQIGDLLDPTQRNLEMKVDSKNALSLENLSEEYVTSYDEVTQILIKGLSSRKVGATTLNSKSSRSHIIFTFVIESWCKGTSTNGFSSSKSSRISLIDVAGQDRNKVDGAGRHCLRETRNIKKSLSQLGHLVDALTKEPRLGKAEVPNRSSCLTRLLHESLGGNAKLSVICSIYPDNRNNSETLRTLRFGQRVRLIQNEPVINEIKEDDVNDLSDQIRQLKEELIRAKADVRSSDGSRNGYFHVQNVRESLNNLRVSLNRSLLIPNIDDNDTDEEVNVNEEDVKELRQQIDEFYSSCEGNPIDISVSEDCVQYYSVEEGDESEKEEVCLGEEFIKLCHEDSDDNTLYASVNNTSRAIRSSFRDSISVSSSIRSPMLLEEPQLSESPKIRNLQRKSVAFSSSCLGSSNKLAEDNSSSNKDLLGKSFTKDELMRSSLRSSNVFPGPTESLAASLKRGLQIIDSHQRNSLLNKSSTSFSFGRLSCGDSSDQTIQQKKYSIDERTATLLCGYCRKIICDQDSNEVPGSIDTAESGNPDGLTDKAPKGLESIMEKEITREKELENVCKEQAVRIDELNQLVEKLKGEKELNSIVVYGKESSKQAEDAEEYKLPRGTSSDCDLEEKYEIKEVREELTQRSISFDATEKEELLKEIQNLRSKLQLYSDAPVKMSTDKLRSSLMSRSIQLRKSGVFSPNNNGGEELEKERERWTEMESEWICLTDELRVDLEANRQRAERVEQELRLEKMCTEELDDALKRSVLGHARMVEHYVDLQEKYNDLVAKHNAIMHGIAEVKKAAAKAGKRGHARFAKSLAAELSALRVEREREAKFLKKENTSLKIQLRDTAEAVHAAGELLVRLREAEHAASVAEDNFTKVQQDNEKLKKQMDKLKRKHKMELITMKQYLAESKLPESALKQLYREDSDVAQNNTTRHNQDDDQAWRAEFGAIYQEHY from the exons ATGTCTTCTACTTCATCTATCAGAAATCTTCTTCCTAGATCATTCTCTTCCAAGAGAAAATCAACTTCAAACCCTAAATTCCCAAATCCAGATACAGAAAATACTCCTCCCACAGATCCCAACATCATTCAGATCAACCCTCAAAAGTCATTGTCAATCACAACCAAACAATCACAGTCCAAACCCCCAATTTCAATTACCCCTCTTGACTCAGACCCATCAGTGAAA GTTGTGGTACGAATTAGACCTACTGTCAACATTGGAATAGGAGATGAAACTGTTAAGAAGGTTTCTTCTGATACATTGTGTGTTGGGGGTAGGCAATttcaatttgattcaatttttgatACCAACACAAGTCAG GAAGATATTTTTCAGTCAGTTGGTGTTCCTTTGGTTAGAAATGCTTTAGCTGGTTACAACACTTCAATTCTATCATATGGCCAG TCTGGAAGTGGAAAGACATATACAATGTGGGGTCCCCCAAGTGCCATGTTTGAGGAGCCCTCACCTCAAAGTCACAAAGGAATTGTACCTCGGATCTTCCAAATGTTGTTTTCTGAGCTTGAAAAA GAGCAGGGTATGTCTGAAGGGAAACAGTTCAATTATCAGTGTCGGTGTTGTTTTCTTGAG ATATACAACGGACAAATTGGGGATTTACTTGATCCAACCCAGCGGAACCTTGAG ATGAAGGTTGACTCAAAAAATGCATTGTCCTTAGAGAATCTGAGTGAGGAATATGTCACTAGCTATGATGAAGTCACACAAATTCTGATTAAG GGTCTCTCTAGCAGAAAAGTTGGAGCAACAACCTTAAATTCTAAGAGCTCTAGATCGCatattattttcacttttgtgATTGAGTCTTGGTGTAAG GGAACCTCAACAAATGGTTTCAGTAGTTCAAAAAGTAGCCGAATTAGCCTTATTGATGTTGCTGGGCAAGACAGGAACAAAGTTGATGGCGCAGGCAGACATTGTCTAAGGGAAACAAGAAATATAAAGAAATCCTTATCACAGCTTGG GCACTTAGTAGATGCTTTGACTAAAGAACCTCGCTTGGGAAAAGCAGAAGTTCCAAACAGAAGCTCTTGTTTAACCCGTTTACTACATGAATCACTCGGTGGAAATGCCAAACTCTCAGTAATCTGTTCCATCTACCCAGATAACAG GAATAATAGTGAAACACTGCGCACACTCAGATTTGGACAGCGAGTAAGATTAATTCAAAATGAGCCTGTTATCAATGAAATAAAGGAGGATGATGTTAATGATTTGAGTGATCAAATCCGACAGCTGAAG GAAGAACTTATTAGAGCAAAGGCTGATGTTCGAAGCTCAGATGGGAGTAGAAATGGATACTTCCATGTACAGAATGTACGCGAAAGCCTCAATAATTTGAGGGTCAGCTTAAACCGCTCTCTACTCATACCTAACATTGATGATAATGATACTGATGAAGAGGTGAATGTGAATGAGGAGGACGTAAAGGAATTACGCCAGCAAATTGATGAGTTTTATAGTTCATGCGAAGGAAATCCTATTGATATATCTGTCAGTGAAGATTGTGTCCAGTATTATTCTGTTGAGGAAGGTGATGAAAGTGAAAAAGAGGAAGTATGTTTGGGAGAAGAATTTATCAAGCTTTGTCATGAGGACAGTGATGATAACACCTTGTATGCATCAGTCAACAACACCTCAAGGGCCATTAGATCTTCATTTAGAGATAGCATTTCAGTCAGCTCATCTATTCGATCTCCAATGCTTCTTGAGGAACCACAACTTTCTGAGTCTCCAAAAATCAGGAATTTACAGAGGAAGAGTGTGGCCTTTTCATCTAGTTGTCTTGGAAGTTCAAACAAACTGGCGGAGGATAATTCAAGTTCCAATAAGGATTTGTTGGGGAAGTCATTTACAAAGGATGAACTTATGAGATCCTCACTAAGATCAAGCAATGTTTTTCCAGGTCCGACTGAGTCCTTGGCAGCAAGCCTTAAGAGGGGATTACAGATAATTGATTCTCATCAGCGGAACTCATTATTGAACAAATCCTCAACTTCATTCTCTTTTGGGCGCTTAAGCTGTGGTGattcttctgatcaaacaatcCAACAGAAGAAATATTCCATTGATGAAAGAACTGCTACATTGCTTTGTGGTTATTGCCGCAAAATAATATGTGATCAGGATTCCAATGAGGTTCCAGGTAGCATTGACACAGCCGAATCAGGAAATCCGGATGGACTGACAGATAAGGCTCCAAAG gGTTTGGAGAGTATTATGGAAAAAGAAATCACGAGAGAAAAGGAGCTTGAGAATGTTTGCAAGGAGCAAGCAGTTAGAATCGATGAACTAAATCAATTG GTGGAGAAACTTAAAGGAGAAAAAGAACTAAACTCCATTGTTGTGTATGGTAAAGAAAGCAGCAAGCAGGCTGAAGATGCAGAAGAATACAAG cTTCCGAGGGGCACTTCCTCAGACTGtgatttagaagaaaaatatgaaatcaaAGAAGTCCGGGAAGAACTAACTCAAAGAAGCATCTCTTTCGATGCTACCGAGAAGGAAGAACTACTCAAGGAAATTCAGAATCTGAGAAGCAAGCTGCAATTATACAGTGATGCACCAGTTAAAATGTCCACTGACAAACTGAGATCTTCGTTAATGTCAAGATCCATTCAATTGAGAAAAAGTGGTGTATTTTCTCCTAATAATAATGGTGGGGAAGAgctagagaaagaaagagagagatggACAGAAATGGAAAGCGAGTGGATTTGTCTTACTGATGAACTAAGAGTTGATCTTGAGGCCAACCGGCAGAGGGCAGAGAGGGTTGAGCAGGAATTGAGGTTAGAGAAGATGTGCACCGAGGAGTTAGATGATGCACTGAAAAGATCAGTTCTTGGACATGCTAGAATGGTAGAACACTATGTTGACCTCCAAGAAAAGTATAACGATTTGGTTGCAAAACACAATGCTATAATGCATGGCATAGCCGAGGTGAAGAAGGCGGCAGCAAAGGCTGGAAAAAGGGGTCATGCTCGCTTTGCCAAATCGCTCGCTGCTGAGCTTTCTGCATTAAGGGTGGAGAGGGAAAGAGAAGCAAAATTCTTGAAAAAGGAGAACACAAGTCTCAAGATTCAACTTAGGGACACTGCAGAAGCTGTTCATGCAGCTGGAGAACTACTTGTCAGACTCAGAGAAGCTGAACATGCAGCTTCTGTTGCAGAG GATAATTTTACAAAAGTGCAACAAGATAACGAAAAGCTAAAAAAGCAAATGGATAAACTCAAAAGAAAGCACAAGATGGAGCTGATTACCATGAAGCAGTACCTTGCAGAGAGCAAATTACCAGAGTCTGCATTGAAACAGCTATATAGAGAGGATTCTGATGTGGCACAGAACAATACAACTCGTCACAATCAGGATGATGATCAGGCATGGAGAGCTGAATTTGGAGCAATCT
- the LOC11427373 gene encoding uncharacterized protein, whose product MESPQSVVSPFKSSILGHGEKYKSDDLTQSSSPLSKDIEVNGKEAVAVSNPEEFIGVVDVYIHQARDIHKICIYHKQDVYAKISLTSDPENSVNTKIINGGGRNPVFNDNLRLSVRTVDSSLKCEIWMLSRVKNYLEDQLLGFALVPLSDVLMKDGKLEKEFSLSSTDLFHSPAGFVQLSLAYNGALPDVMAISAMPNTELDRNGTEKDSKTSESLVRDLDKIEFPNPKIVNEDHLMVSEYFGTDSLATTDTENLSSEKGVQLVESFSVCSVESVQPPKVESPPSSNGVVSSPSVAASSKSRAATKPPNQEQISGTKKKNVDLKHGESDSSNTLLNESFPSPVVSVNIEPEPKMVQQDIVDMYLKSMQQFTESLAKMKLPMDFENGPTSSGNSTSEQKLQSSKSSNSRVFYGSRAFF is encoded by the coding sequence ATGGAATCTCCACAATCTGTTGTGTCACCATTCAAGAGTTCTATCTTGGGACATGGTGAGAAGTATAAGTCTGATGATTTAACACAAAGCTCTAGTCCTTTGTCTAAAGACATTGAGGTTAATGGAAAAGAAGCTGTTGCAGTGTCTAATCCAGAGGAATTTATTGGAGTAGTTGATGTTTACATACATCAAGCTAGGGACATTCATAAGATCTGCATATACCACAAGCAAGATGTTTATGCTAAGATTTCTTTGACTAGTGATCCTGAAAATTCTGTCAATACCAAGATTATCAATGGAGGAGGAAGAAATCCCGTTTTTAACGATAACCTTCGTCTAAGTGTTAGGACCGTCGATTCTTCTCTCAAATGTGAGATCTGGATGCTTAGCAGGGTGAAGAATTATCTTGAAGACCAACTACTTGGTTTTGCTTTGGTACCTTTGTCCGATGTATTGATGAAAGATGGAAAACTAGAGAAAGAGTTCTCTCTTTCTTCGACTGATCTATTCCATTCACCAGCAGGTTTTGTTCAGTTGTCACTTGCTTACAACGGCGCTTTGCCTGATGTTATGGCAATTTCAGCAATGCCTAATACTGAACTGGACAGAAACGGCACCGAGAAGGACTCCAAAACAAGTGAGTCGCTCGTGAGGGATTTAGATAAAATTGAGTTCCCAAATCCAAAAATTGTAAATGAAGACCACTTAATGGTTTCAGAATACTTTGGTACAGATAGCTTGGCAACTACTGATACTGAAAATCTTAGTTCAGAAAAAGGTGTTCAACTTGTGGAAAGCTTCTCAGTATGTAGTGTTGAATCTGTTCAACCTCCTAAGGTTGAATCTCCACCTAGTAGTAATGGAGTTGTTTCCTCTCCTTCAGTGGCTGCAAGCTCAAAATCACGTGCTGCTACTAAACCTCCCAATCAGGAGCAAATTTCAggtacaaaaaagaaaaatgttgatCTCAAACACGGGGAGAGTGATTCCTCGAACACGTTGCTGAATGAGTCATTTCCAAGTCCTGTTGTGAGTGTGAATATTGAGCCAGAGCCAAAGATGGTGCAGCAGGATATAGTAGACATGTACTTGAAAAGTATGCAGCAATTTACCGAGTCATTAGCAAAAATGAAGCTTCCTATGGACTTTGAAAATGGACCAACTAGTTCAGGAAACTCAACCTCTGAACAGAAACTACAATCTTCAAAGAGTAGTAACTCACGCGTGTTTTATGGTAGCAGAGCTTTCTTCTGA